The following coding sequences are from one Natrarchaeobaculum sulfurireducens window:
- a CDS encoding fluoride efflux transporter FluC → MLSVDAVAVAVVAATAAVASFDPEPAHLVGTGAAIGAVCRHLVYLQLSSDRYPIPTLVVNVVGSVVFGLFVFAGATESTIQLVGIGACGAFTTFSSFSVETVQLWERGDRDLAVVVAAANLVLSLLGIGLAWLLVAVGPF, encoded by the coding sequence ATGCTCTCGGTTGACGCCGTCGCTGTCGCCGTCGTCGCCGCTACCGCGGCCGTCGCCTCGTTCGATCCCGAACCGGCACACCTCGTCGGTACCGGCGCGGCGATCGGTGCCGTCTGTCGGCACCTGGTCTACCTCCAGCTTTCGTCGGATCGGTATCCGATCCCGACGCTCGTCGTCAACGTGGTTGGAAGCGTCGTTTTCGGATTGTTCGTCTTCGCCGGTGCGACGGAGTCGACGATTCAGTTGGTCGGGATCGGTGCCTGTGGGGCGTTCACCACGTTCTCGTCGTTTTCGGTCGAGACGGTCCAGCTCTGGGAGCGCGGTGATCGAGACCTTGCGGTGGTGGTCGCCGCGGCGAACCTCGTGCTCTCGCTGTTGGGAATCGGGCTCGCCTGGCTACTCGTCGCTGTGGGTCCGTTTTGA
- a CDS encoding magnesium transporter, translated as MSFRRDFWSIYREALPILFVALGGGLFAGIVLEGILESVERFPGLLVMVPVFLATRGNVYGALGGRISSGLHQGLIEPRFERNERLVNAVLASFVNGIGISIVIGVVTWLALLLIGWNVAAVYELVGIMLVAGVLTSVVMIVGLLALIFAGYRYGYDPDNLVGPIVTTLGDIFGMLFMLFAIGFVEVLV; from the coding sequence ATGAGCTTTCGGCGTGATTTTTGGTCGATCTATCGCGAAGCACTCCCGATCCTGTTTGTCGCCCTCGGCGGGGGCCTCTTCGCCGGTATCGTCCTCGAAGGAATTCTCGAGAGCGTCGAGCGGTTCCCCGGCTTGCTCGTGATGGTTCCCGTTTTCCTCGCGACCCGTGGGAACGTCTACGGCGCACTCGGCGGTCGGATCTCGAGCGGGCTCCACCAGGGGCTGATCGAACCACGCTTCGAGCGGAACGAGCGGCTGGTCAACGCCGTGCTCGCCTCGTTCGTCAACGGCATCGGAATTTCGATCGTTATCGGTGTCGTCACCTGGCTCGCGTTGCTCCTCATCGGCTGGAACGTCGCCGCCGTCTACGAACTCGTCGGGATCATGCTCGTTGCCGGCGTGCTGACCTCGGTCGTCATGATCGTCGGCCTGCTCGCGCTGATCTTCGCCGGCTACCGCTATGGCTACGACCCCGACAACCTCGTCGGTCCGATCGTTACGACCCTCGGTGATATCTTCGGGATGCTCTTTATGCTGTTCGCGATCGGCTTCGTGGAGGTGCTCGTCTGA
- a CDS encoding magnesium transporter, with the protein MVVPQDSLGTWNWKSIVGNMFPLLVVLSIIVLWAGITLESAEAMLEEFAILAVMVPTMVDMGGNLGAILSSRLSTRFHLGTTELDPTDRVLWANVGAILALAVTIFTALGVGAYLIGALLFGGAIGLGTLLFISLVSGMSVAVIAIVFSFAATYGSYRLGIDPDDTTIPIVTNVVDVFGMVIFIGVSAVVLGF; encoded by the coding sequence ATGGTCGTCCCGCAGGACTCACTCGGTACCTGGAACTGGAAGTCGATCGTCGGCAACATGTTCCCGCTGCTGGTCGTTCTCTCGATCATCGTCCTCTGGGCAGGGATCACCCTCGAGAGCGCAGAAGCGATGTTAGAGGAGTTCGCCATCCTGGCGGTGATGGTGCCGACGATGGTCGACATGGGTGGTAACCTCGGTGCGATCTTGAGTTCGCGGCTGTCGACGCGTTTTCATCTGGGGACGACGGAACTCGACCCGACCGACCGGGTGCTGTGGGCGAACGTCGGTGCAATCCTCGCGCTCGCGGTGACGATCTTCACCGCACTCGGCGTGGGGGCGTACCTGATCGGCGCGTTGTTGTTCGGCGGTGCAATCGGCCTCGGAACGCTCCTGTTCATCTCGCTTGTCAGCGGTATGTCCGTCGCCGTCATCGCCATTGTTTTCAGTTTCGCGGCGACGTACGGCTCGTATCGACTGGGAATCGATCCCGACGACACGACGATCCCGATCGTCACCAACGTCGTCGACGTCTTCGGAATGGTCATCTTCATCGGCGTCTCGGCGGTCGTCCTCGGGTTCTGA
- the serS gene encoding serine--tRNA ligase, with protein sequence MIDRSYLQEDPDEVRDAVENRGADVDVDELVELDERWRELKARGDELRHERNQITQKIGKLVSEGKVDEREQAIEESKELKAQIEDIEAEATELKTELDQRILEIPNIPDESVPLGIDERHNVEDRRWGFDDLPVDADEVTPHYELGEDLDIIDEARAAKTTGSGFYFLKGDGARLEHALIQFMMDVHREQGYVDLFPPIPIKSTSMRGTGQLPKFADDAYRLGGANTDAYDDEDLWLCPTAEVPVTNMYADEILLADDLPLKHQAYTPNFRREAGEHGTETRGIVRVHQFNKVELVNFVDPETSYDRLEELVDEAEEVLRRLELPYRILELCTGDLTFASAKTYDIEVWAPADDMDDGPEEGGRWLEVSSASNFEDFQARRAGLRYRPERHESAEYLHTLNASGLALPRVMVAILECYQNDDGTVTIPEALRPYMDGQEVIEGHEKVGESALGAGERE encoded by the coding sequence ATGATCGACCGGAGCTACTTACAGGAGGATCCCGACGAGGTGCGCGACGCTGTCGAGAACCGAGGCGCGGACGTCGACGTCGACGAACTCGTCGAACTCGACGAGCGCTGGCGGGAGCTGAAAGCCCGCGGCGACGAACTGCGCCACGAGCGAAACCAGATCACCCAGAAGATCGGCAAGCTAGTTTCCGAGGGGAAAGTCGACGAGCGCGAGCAGGCCATCGAGGAGTCCAAAGAGCTCAAAGCACAGATCGAGGACATCGAGGCCGAAGCGACCGAGCTCAAGACGGAACTCGACCAGCGAATCCTCGAGATTCCGAACATTCCCGACGAGAGCGTGCCGCTGGGGATCGACGAACGCCACAACGTCGAGGACCGACGCTGGGGATTCGACGACCTCCCCGTCGACGCCGACGAAGTCACGCCCCACTACGAACTCGGCGAGGACTTAGACATCATCGACGAGGCTCGCGCCGCGAAGACGACGGGATCGGGGTTTTACTTCCTCAAAGGCGACGGCGCACGGCTCGAGCACGCGCTGATCCAGTTCATGATGGACGTCCACCGCGAGCAGGGCTACGTCGATCTCTTCCCGCCGATCCCGATCAAGAGCACGTCGATGCGCGGGACGGGACAGCTTCCGAAGTTCGCCGACGACGCCTACCGACTCGGCGGAGCCAACACCGACGCCTACGACGACGAGGACCTCTGGCTCTGTCCGACCGCGGAGGTGCCCGTCACCAACATGTACGCCGACGAGATCCTGCTCGCTGACGACCTGCCGCTGAAACACCAGGCCTACACCCCCAACTTCCGCCGTGAGGCCGGAGAACACGGCACCGAAACCCGCGGCATCGTCCGCGTCCATCAGTTCAACAAGGTCGAACTGGTCAACTTCGTCGACCCCGAGACCAGCTACGACCGTCTCGAGGAACTCGTCGACGAGGCCGAGGAGGTCCTCAGACGCCTCGAGCTTCCCTACCGAATCCTCGAACTCTGTACGGGCGACCTCACGTTCGCGAGCGCGAAGACCTACGACATCGAAGTCTGGGCACCCGCCGATGACATGGACGACGGTCCCGAGGAGGGCGGCCGCTGGCTCGAGGTCTCTTCGGCGTCGAATTTCGAGGACTTTCAGGCCCGACGGGCTGGCCTGCGCTACCGCCCCGAACGCCACGAGTCCGCGGAATACCTCCACACCCTGAACGCCTCCGGACTCGCGCTCCCACGGGTGATGGTTGCCATCCTCGAGTGCTACCAGAACGACGACGGCACCGTGACGATTCCCGAGGCGCTCCGGCCGTACATGGACGGCCAGGAAGTCATCGAGGGGCACGAGAAAGTCGGCGAGAGCGCTCTCGGTGCGGGCGAACGAGAGTAA
- a CDS encoding potassium channel family protein gives MDPLEGEASSGAVEYEPVSVKDVLVEMKDTAELLIDLSYSAVLHSNEALAREVLRLEERMDVLELKARMSLMMAVRNPGDAEQLAPVLGIVAAAGDISDAAGDIAKIVLEEMGLPDAMRAALPEAAETLVRGVVGRDSPYANRTLADIDLESGTGVRVIALRRGDEWLLNPGPSTTIETDDVALLRGPETAIDEVYESLTGEGYESPDIEVEGIADLERAVDTIVHMKNLSELAVDLAYSSVLFGSEGLAEEVRNLEIEVDAMESRFEAWTLRAAADAEEPVTLRGLIRLGSATEVISDAAIDISEGVLRDLEVHPVVRMAVEESDEIISRLEIEADSDLDGVRVTSGVPDVESTMSVIAIRRPGEGWILVGDTDVELQTGDVLISKGTRTAAEAFESLAAD, from the coding sequence ATGGACCCGCTCGAGGGAGAGGCGTCGTCGGGAGCAGTTGAGTACGAGCCGGTGAGTGTCAAAGACGTGCTCGTCGAGATGAAAGACACCGCAGAGCTGTTGATCGACCTCTCGTACTCGGCGGTGTTGCACAGCAACGAGGCGCTCGCGCGTGAAGTGTTGCGCCTGGAAGAACGGATGGACGTCCTCGAGCTCAAAGCGCGGATGAGTCTGATGATGGCCGTCCGCAATCCCGGAGATGCAGAACAGCTCGCACCCGTACTCGGGATCGTCGCCGCCGCTGGAGACATCAGCGACGCCGCCGGCGACATCGCGAAGATCGTCTTAGAGGAGATGGGGCTGCCGGATGCGATGCGAGCCGCGCTTCCCGAAGCCGCCGAGACGCTCGTCCGCGGCGTCGTCGGGCGCGACTCTCCGTACGCCAATCGGACACTCGCCGATATCGACCTCGAGTCCGGGACAGGTGTACGCGTGATCGCGCTTCGCCGGGGCGACGAGTGGCTGCTCAATCCCGGTCCGTCGACGACTATCGAGACCGACGACGTGGCACTGCTTCGCGGGCCGGAGACTGCCATCGACGAGGTCTACGAGTCGCTGACCGGCGAGGGCTACGAGTCGCCGGACATCGAGGTTGAAGGGATCGCAGACCTAGAGCGCGCCGTCGACACGATCGTTCACATGAAGAACCTCTCGGAACTCGCAGTCGACCTGGCCTACAGCAGCGTTCTCTTCGGGAGCGAGGGACTCGCCGAGGAGGTCCGCAACCTCGAGATCGAAGTCGATGCGATGGAGTCGCGCTTCGAAGCCTGGACGCTCCGAGCGGCCGCAGACGCCGAAGAGCCGGTCACCCTCCGTGGCCTGATCCGGCTGGGGAGTGCCACGGAAGTCATCAGCGACGCCGCCATCGACATCAGCGAAGGCGTACTGCGTGACCTCGAGGTCCATCCCGTCGTCCGGATGGCCGTCGAAGAGAGCGACGAGATAATCAGCCGGCTAGAGATCGAGGCCGACAGCGACCTCGACGGGGTCCGAGTCACCTCCGGGGTTCCCGACGTCGAGTCGACCATGTCGGTGATCGCCATCCGACGACCCGGCGAGGGCTGGATTCTCGTCGGTGACACCGACGTCGAACTACAGACTGGCGACGTCCTCATCTCGAAGGGGACTCGAACGGCCGCGGAGGCGTTCGAGTCGCTCGCTGCCGACTGA
- a CDS encoding DEAD/DEAH box helicase — protein sequence MSKQVQDVETLFCHETGDDYLVVVERDGTRLFRAKLGLSETSAGPRPAKFRLKQGSSEEPRQPDEFVELARRTKRIRISEQTSREARDELMEMLAGYQLEEKAKAVRTCRYCASAGRYSPITTETAVKDDQDWICRDCAQQELERQLSYSGGGRVTGDAKDRLEDLMLEVQDLQRIVNLLKGRLDPDLTKFDTISATTDEVDPVRVDSLSLHPGLQGLLEDRFETLLPVQSLAAENGLFEGDDQLVVSATATGKTLVGEMAGIDRVLNGKGKMLFLVPLVALANQKYEDFQDEYGHLVDVSIRVGASRINDDGNRFDPNADVIVGTYEGIDHALRTGKEMGDIGTVVIDEVHTLKEDDRGHRLDGLISRLKYTCERRAERRDGYDGAQWVYLSATVGNPEQLSGALEATLIEFEERPVPIERHVTFADGQEKVRIENKLVKREFDTESSKGYRGQTIIFTNSRRRCHEISRKLEYASAPYHAGLDYKRRKTVERQFGEQDLAAVVTTAALAAGVDFPASQVIFDTLAMGIEWLSVQEFHQMLGRAGRPDYHDEGTVYVLVEPDCAYHNSMEMSEDEVAFKLLKGEMEAVMTHYDESAAIEETLANVTVGGKSAKALNDRMLGEVPTKHAVGKLLQYDFIDGFEPTPLGRVVTEHFLDPGEAFALLDGIRKDAHPYDLIADIELRDSQL from the coding sequence GTGTCGAAGCAGGTCCAGGACGTAGAGACGCTCTTCTGTCACGAGACCGGCGACGATTACCTCGTCGTCGTCGAACGCGACGGAACGCGGCTCTTCCGTGCAAAACTCGGACTCTCCGAGACGTCGGCCGGTCCCCGTCCGGCGAAGTTCCGGCTCAAACAGGGCTCGAGCGAAGAGCCTCGCCAGCCCGACGAGTTCGTCGAACTCGCCCGGCGTACGAAGCGCATCCGAATCTCCGAACAGACCTCTCGCGAGGCCCGCGACGAGCTGATGGAGATGCTCGCGGGCTACCAGCTCGAGGAGAAAGCAAAGGCCGTCCGGACCTGTCGGTACTGTGCCTCTGCGGGCCGTTACTCACCGATTACGACCGAGACTGCCGTCAAAGACGACCAGGACTGGATCTGCCGGGACTGTGCCCAACAGGAACTCGAGCGTCAACTATCTTACTCCGGCGGCGGCCGGGTCACCGGCGACGCCAAAGACCGACTCGAGGACCTGATGCTCGAGGTGCAGGATCTACAGCGGATCGTCAACCTACTGAAAGGCCGCCTCGATCCCGATCTCACGAAGTTCGATACCATCTCGGCGACGACCGACGAGGTCGACCCGGTGCGGGTGGACTCGTTGAGCCTGCATCCGGGACTCCAGGGGTTGCTCGAGGATCGGTTCGAGACCCTGTTGCCGGTCCAGAGTCTCGCAGCGGAGAACGGCCTCTTCGAGGGCGACGACCAGCTGGTGGTGTCGGCGACGGCGACCGGGAAGACCCTCGTCGGCGAGATGGCTGGGATCGACCGCGTGCTGAACGGCAAGGGGAAGATGCTCTTTCTCGTCCCGCTCGTGGCGCTGGCCAACCAGAAGTACGAGGACTTCCAGGATGAATACGGCCACCTCGTCGACGTTTCGATCCGCGTCGGCGCGAGCCGAATCAACGACGACGGCAACCGGTTCGACCCGAACGCCGACGTCATCGTCGGCACCTACGAGGGAATCGACCACGCGCTGCGGACGGGCAAGGAGATGGGTGATATCGGCACCGTCGTCATCGACGAGGTCCATACCCTCAAAGAGGACGACCGGGGCCACCGCCTCGATGGACTGATTTCACGGCTCAAATACACGTGCGAGCGACGTGCGGAGAGGCGGGACGGCTACGATGGTGCCCAGTGGGTCTACCTCTCGGCGACCGTCGGCAACCCCGAACAGCTCTCGGGCGCCCTCGAGGCGACGCTCATCGAGTTCGAGGAACGACCGGTGCCGATCGAACGCCACGTCACGTTTGCGGACGGCCAGGAGAAGGTCCGCATCGAGAACAAACTCGTCAAACGCGAATTCGACACCGAGTCCTCGAAGGGATATCGCGGGCAGACGATCATCTTCACCAACTCCCGACGGCGATGTCACGAGATCAGTCGCAAACTCGAGTACGCCTCCGCGCCGTACCACGCCGGGCTCGATTACAAGCGCCGGAAGACGGTCGAACGGCAGTTCGGCGAGCAGGACCTCGCGGCCGTCGTTACGACCGCCGCACTGGCTGCGGGGGTCGACTTCCCGGCCTCGCAGGTGATTTTCGATACGCTGGCGATGGGCATCGAATGGCTCTCGGTTCAGGAGTTCCACCAGATGCTCGGTCGCGCGGGCCGACCGGACTACCACGACGAGGGGACCGTGTACGTCCTCGTCGAGCCCGACTGCGCCTACCACAACTCGATGGAGATGAGCGAAGACGAGGTCGCGTTCAAACTCCTCAAAGGCGAGATGGAGGCGGTGATGACCCACTACGACGAGTCCGCGGCGATCGAAGAGACCCTCGCGAACGTCACCGTCGGCGGCAAGTCCGCGAAGGCGCTCAACGACCGGATGCTCGGCGAGGTCCCGACGAAACACGCCGTCGGCAAACTCCTGCAGTACGACTTCATCGACGGCTTCGAGCCGACGCCGCTCGGCCGGGTCGTCACCGAACACTTCCTCGACCCGGGCGAGGCGTTCGCCCTGCTGGACGGCATCCGAAAGGACGCCCATCCCTACGACCTCATCGCCGACAT
- the mgtE gene encoding magnesium transporter: MGATSGRDVDFHADRVDEITDEEYVAVTQETFVGPAIEEFRDFEPVSDETTVYYLYVTDNAGRLVGVMSLRELLNAPEDDVVEAHMATDVVTINADADPEWAADEIAERDFPAMPVVDDDGVLVGVLRTDNMIEVVEEEATEDILKSAGFSFADVERSRSSAILESSIPRILRLRLPWLVVALAGGLLAGGVIEQFEDTLEAVVALAFFVPVIMDMGGNVGTQASTIFVRGLALGQIDDRNAMRHFAREGVIGLLIGLIIGGIGALAAYGWRTWAGDPNAGTISVVVFIALVSVCVVASVVGYVIPWLMNKLGFDPAAASDPLITTVKDVTALLIYFGLAAVLLAELL; encoded by the coding sequence ATGGGGGCTACTAGCGGCCGCGACGTCGACTTCCACGCGGACCGCGTCGACGAGATCACCGACGAAGAGTACGTCGCCGTCACTCAGGAGACGTTCGTCGGGCCCGCCATCGAGGAGTTCCGCGACTTCGAGCCAGTTTCTGACGAAACGACGGTCTACTACCTGTACGTCACCGACAACGCCGGCCGACTCGTCGGTGTCATGTCACTTCGTGAGCTGCTGAACGCGCCCGAAGACGACGTCGTCGAAGCTCACATGGCCACCGACGTGGTGACGATCAACGCCGACGCAGACCCCGAGTGGGCCGCCGACGAGATCGCCGAGCGAGACTTCCCCGCGATGCCGGTCGTCGACGACGACGGCGTGCTCGTTGGCGTCCTCCGAACCGACAACATGATCGAAGTCGTCGAGGAGGAGGCAACCGAAGACATCCTCAAAAGCGCCGGCTTCTCCTTCGCCGACGTCGAACGGTCCCGAAGTTCGGCGATCCTCGAGTCCTCGATCCCGAGGATCCTCCGACTGCGACTGCCGTGGCTGGTCGTCGCGCTCGCGGGCGGACTCCTCGCTGGCGGTGTCATCGAACAGTTCGAGGATACGCTCGAGGCAGTGGTTGCACTGGCCTTCTTCGTTCCGGTGATCATGGACATGGGCGGCAACGTCGGGACGCAGGCGTCGACGATCTTCGTTCGCGGACTGGCGCTCGGACAGATTGACGACCGAAACGCGATGAGACACTTCGCCCGGGAGGGAGTCATCGGCCTGCTCATCGGCCTCATCATCGGTGGCATCGGCGCGCTGGCTGCCTACGGCTGGCGGACGTGGGCTGGCGATCCGAACGCCGGAACGATCTCCGTCGTGGTGTTCATCGCCCTCGTGTCGGTCTGTGTGGTCGCATCCGTCGTCGGCTACGTCATCCCGTGGCTGATGAACAAACTCGGGTTCGACCCCGCAGCAGCCTCGGACCCGCTGATCACGACCGTCAAAGACGTGACGGCGCTGCTGATCTACTTCGGCCTGGCCGCGGTGTTGCTCGCCGAACTGCTGTAG
- a CDS encoding HalOD1 output domain-containing protein has protein sequence MDDEPLELTIAREIAAREETDPIHLEPPLYEVVDVEALETLLGARELGSAGFEGRISFDYREYIVTVEHTGEVSVTAAAEAPSERPGTGRSSTAERSPIVTRAHTGDSSRPRAQRIDRPTTAHDSP, from the coding sequence ATGGACGACGAGCCACTCGAACTCACGATCGCCCGAGAGATCGCTGCCCGCGAGGAGACCGATCCGATTCACCTTGAGCCGCCGCTGTACGAGGTTGTCGACGTCGAAGCCCTCGAGACGCTACTCGGTGCTCGAGAACTCGGATCCGCGGGATTCGAGGGTCGGATCTCCTTCGACTACCGGGAGTACATCGTAACGGTCGAGCACACGGGCGAGGTATCGGTGACGGCGGCCGCCGAGGCCCCGTCGGAACGACCGGGGACTGGACGGTCGTCGACGGCCGAACGGTCTCCTATCGTAACTCGCGCCCACACCGGGGACTCGAGTCGACCTCGAGCGCAGCGAATTGACCGTCCCACAACCGCCCACGATAGCCCATGA
- a CDS encoding CrcB family protein has translation MADRHPLVRLETLALIAIGGFAGANLRFFALGTVPDDLAIALVNIVGSTLLGVFVYEAQYTGIVDRQSRLVFTTGFLSSLTTYSGFAMGIAEAETVWLALAIVGVNYVLGFTGVLVGRGVARRIGGERA, from the coding sequence ATGGCAGACCGACATCCGCTCGTCCGACTCGAGACGCTTGCACTGATCGCCATCGGTGGATTTGCCGGTGCGAACCTCCGGTTCTTTGCACTCGGAACCGTCCCCGACGATCTGGCGATCGCGCTCGTCAACATTGTCGGCAGCACGCTCCTCGGCGTCTTCGTCTACGAGGCCCAGTACACCGGAATCGTCGATCGTCAGTCGCGACTCGTCTTTACGACGGGGTTTCTCTCGTCGCTGACGACCTACAGCGGGTTCGCGATGGGGATCGCCGAGGCGGAGACCGTCTGGCTCGCGCTGGCTATCGTCGGCGTCAACTACGTGCTCGGATTTACGGGCGTACTCGTCGGCCGTGGAGTCGCCAGACGGATCGGGGGTGAGCGAGCGTGA